TAGTAAGGCTGTGAAGTTTGTAGAAGTTTTCTTGATAAAAAGAGAATGGTAAGAGCTAGATTGAACATAACCAGCAGAAATAAGAAAAGTAGATAATTTTTCAAATCATTGCTTGCTGGCCTGTTTTAGGCCACAGAGACATCTTTATTTAGGTCCCCATGCAAGAAAACATTATCCACATCAAGTTGATGCAGAAACCACTTCCATGAAGCAACAAGAGCAAGAAGTAATCTGACAGAAGTAAGTTTAGCAACAGGAGAAAATCCAAAAAATTTATTCCCTCTTGTTGGGTGTAGCCTTTGACAACCAATCTGGCCTTATACCTTTCTACAGTACCATCAACCTTATATTTGACCTTGTAAACCCATCTACACCCAATGAGTTTCTTTCCACGAGGGAGTTGGGTCAGAAACCAAGTACCATTATCCTGCAAAACCTTGATTTCCTTCTGCATAGCATTTGTCCATTCACGACTGTTTCTAGCCTCATCATAGGAGTTGGGTTATTTGCTAGCAGTTATAGCTAGGGTGTATTTTAAGTGTTTACCAGATAAGGATTCATAAGATAGGACATTAGTGATAGGATAAGGAGTTTTCAAACCATTTTTTATGCATAGGGAAGCAGATGAGGACTGGTCAACTTCATGTATGTATTCCTTTAAGTATTCAGGAGTTCTTTTAACCCTGTTTGACCTCCTCTGATTGTGAAGATCTTTCTCTTCTATGAGATCAACATTATCAACATTGACATTAATGTTCTCAGTAGGGGTTTGGTCATTTCTTCTATTCTCAACCAAACTATTCTCATAGCTGCAGAATAGATCATTTAGAAAAAGCATAATGTCTTCATTGTCATTGCAATTAGCCttattattttgttcatttCTATAGGGAAAAACATCTTCATAATAAACAAGAtttctacaaataaaaatttctcTAGTATTGATGTCAAGAATGATGTAACCCTTTACACCGTTTTTGTAGCCTAGAAAAATACTCTTTTCTAGCTCTAAAGTCAAGCTTATTCctattattttcaaaagtaGAAGTGAAACACAAGCAGCCAAAGATCTTTAGGTTAAGATAAGTGGGTGGATTATTGGGAAAAACCTCATAAGGAGTTATATCTTTAATAACAGGAGATGGAAGCCTATTTATTAGGTATAAAGCATGAGATAAAGCATAGGACCAATAAGCATAGGGAATATCAGATTGAAAAAGTAAGCTACGGGTAACatttaatatatgttgatgCTTACGTTCCACAACAGAATTTTGTTGCGGGGTTTTAACACAACTTCTTTGATGCTCAATCCCATAAGAGTTATATATGTTGAAACAATTAAATTCTGGCCCATTATCAGTTCTAATGATCTTAACATTCTTATTAAATTGagtcttaatttttataataaaagtctGTCGTAACTCTCTAGTTTGACTTTTATTATCCATAAGAAAAGTCCAATTATGTCTactataatcatcaacaatagtGAGAAAATACTTATGCCCATGGACAGAAGGAATGGAgataggtccccatatatcataGTGTATGATATCAAATCAATTAGaagatacaaaattatttttaggaaAAGGCAATATGTGTTGCCCTGCATAGTGGCAGATATCACAAGCATTATTAGAATTAGTTTGAATATAAGGAAAAATTTTGCATATTCTCACAACAGTTTTGTGTCTAGGATGGCCTAACCTATAATGccacaaatttatatttacatgctcataagaaaaagcaaagctagGTGGGAGATTTCTTCCAAAAGATTATAGGTAGTAAAGCCCCTTGTAGACATTAGCacatccaatcatcttcaatgtgGAGTTGTCCTGAATTTGACACATCTTAGAGGAAAAAGTTAGAATGCAATCTATATCTCTGGTCAGACTTTGAACAGATATGAGATTGAAAGTAAAATCAGGAATATACAGAACATTAAAGATAGTGAAATGTTTGGAAAACTATATAGTTCCTGCATAGTGGGTTGTGACAATGGAATTATTTggtaattttacaaatataggcttgattttataaaaagtaatgaACTGACTTTTGTCATGGGTCACATGATCAGTGACCCCTGTATCTATAATCCAAGAAAACATATCTTGTTTGTCCTCAACAGTGTCTTTATGTATTTGGCTAATGTTATGAGCAAGGCTATcaactttttctattatttgCAACATTTGCTTCATTTGTTATGGGGTGAATGAATTTTGAACATAATTGACATTATTATGTTGGCTGATCGGTGTTTCAGTATAGGCAGTGTAGGCACTGACAGATCCCCAATCACTTTGTCCCACCTTTTCCTGATTATTACTGTCATTCTTCTTATACCATGGTGGATAACCATGTTTAGAATAACATTCATCAACTGTGTGGTTCATTTTATGTCAATAAGAACATTGTTTTCCAAAATTGGgatttcttcttctccttctcccttGGCTACGAGGTCCAGAACCACGTCTAGGAGCCTTGAAATTTTGCTCATTCTTCCATTGACCTTGTCTTTCAGTAGTATTGGCCAAAACCTTGATTTCATTTTGATTAATAGGGCCAAACTCATGCTTTCCCTGCCTTTCTTGTTGCATAATAAGAGAAAAGACGTGGTTTATGCTGGGTAGAGGCTCCATTAACAATATTTGGGTTCTAACAGTGTTATAGCTTTCATTTAGACCTTTCAAGAAACAAATGACATGTTCCATTTCTTTGTATTTGTGAGAAACCTTAGACAGATTACAACTACAAGGAACTTTGCAGCTACAACACGTAATGGGTATAAGAAATTCTAGCTCTTCCCATGGGATTTTCATATCTGTGAAATATTGACTCACACTCCTTTCTCCTTGTCTGATATAGTGTATTTCTTGAAGCAAATATGAAAACTTGAAGTGATCACCTTTGGaaaatctttcttttaattcttcCCACAGTTCTTGAGCATCTTCCACATATATAACACTCTCTACTATTTGGGATGAAAGGGTTTTGATTATCCAGGACAACCCCATCATGTTGTTCCTTTCCCAGGAATCAAAAAGGGGTTCGTCTTTATGAGGTTTCTTGATCCCTCCATCAATAAATTTCAGTTTGTTCTTAGAGAGGAGAGCTCTTCTCATACTTCTGTTCGAGGAAGTATAATTGGATTCATTTAAAACCTGCAAAATGAGGGAGATACTAGGGTTTTCTCCACGATGAAGATAAAAAGGACTGGAAGGGTTGTTGAGTTGATCAACATTCTCCATGATGGCaagaaaaactagaaaaaagaaCCAATCACCAAGAAACCAAGAAGATTAAGCACAGCGGAGGTAGGGGCAGAACAGGTACAGGACCTGCTCTGGTACCATATTAAAACAAGGCCTACTGTTTGAGGTAGGGTACAGAGGCGTGAATAATTCTTTTCACTATGGAGTTATGGTATTGTGGAGCATCATGGTATTATTCATGATGAAGGATTCATGATGAGGTTAAATCTAATGGAGGTACATGTGATGATGATTCATAGTGATGATGTGTTTGGAGACTATGTTGATAGGATAATGTTGATGGTATAATCGTGATAGGGTTAATGAGGATACTGATGATGGTAAGAGTGTAAAAATGA
This sequence is a window from Vigna angularis cultivar LongXiaoDou No.4 chromosome 2, ASM1680809v1, whole genome shotgun sequence. Protein-coding genes within it:
- the LOC108343994 gene encoding uncharacterized protein LOC108343994, with translation MENVDQLNNPSSPFYLHRGENPSISLILQVLNESNYTSSNRSMRRALLSKNKLKFIDGGIKKPHKDEPLFDSWERNNMMGLSWIIKTLSSQIVESVIYVEDAQELWEELKERFSKGDHFKFSYLLQEIHYIRQGERSVSQYFTDMKIPWEELEFLIPITCCSCKVPCSCNLSKVSHKYKEMEHVICFLKGLNESYNTVRTQILLMEPLPSINHVFSLIMQQERQGKHEFGPINQNEIKVLANTTERQGQWKNEQNFKAPRRGSGPRSQGRRRRRNPNFGKQCSY